The Ovis aries strain OAR_USU_Benz2616 breed Rambouillet chromosome 11, ARS-UI_Ramb_v3.0, whole genome shotgun sequence genome window below encodes:
- the MRPS23 gene encoding small ribosomal subunit protein mS23: protein MAGSRLETVGSVFTRTRDLIRAGVLKEKPLWFDIYNAFPPLREPVFRRPRLRYGKAKSPTQDIFYHEDQIRAKFYSAYGSGPKAFDLFNPNFKSTCQRFVEKYIELQKLGETDEEKLFVEAGKALLAEGVILRRVEKARTQQEGSQVSQKSESMGVESQTALEENPPLKEVPQAQHLEAPGEESKGLSPP from the exons ATGGCGGGGAGTAGGCTGGAAACCGTGGGGAGCGTTTTCACGCG GACGCGAGACCTGATTCGGGCTGGGGTGCTGAAGGAGAAACCCCTTTGGTTTGACATATATAACGCCTTCCCTCCACTGCGGGAGCCAGTCTTCCGAAGGCCTCGCTTGCGATATGGCAAAGCTAAATCTCCTACCCAGGACATCTTTTACCACGAGGATCAGATTAGAGC GAAATTTTATTCAGCCTATGGATCTGGTCCAAAAGCTTTTGATCTGTTCAACCCAAACTTCAAGTCTACCTGCCAACG GTTCGTGGAGAAGTACATTGAGCTACAGAAACTTGGAGAAACAGATGAAGAGAAGTTATTTGTGGAAGCAGGGAAGGCTTTGTTGGCGGAAGGTGTCATTTTAAGACGAGTAGAAAAAGCGAGGACT CAACAGGAAGGTAGTCAAGTTTCCCAGAAATCTGAATCCATGGGTGTCGAATCCCAAACTGCGTTGGAGGAGAACCCGCCTCTGAAAGAAGTTCCACAGGCCCAGCATCTGGAGGCACCTGGAGAAGAGTCGAAAGGCCTCTCACCTCCCTGA